The Pseudomonas triclosanedens genome has a window encoding:
- a CDS encoding MFS transporter: MPSVNAPAVPASRPLTRSDYKTLSLSALGGALEFYDFIIFVFFATVVGKLFFPADMPEWLRQLQTFGLFAAGYLARPLGGVVMAHFGDLLGRKKMFTLSIFLMAVPTLIMGLLPTYAQIGIWAPLALLLLRVIQGAAIGGEVPGAWVFVAEHVPSRYVGYACGTLTSGLTAGILIGSLVATLINSVFTADEVQGYAWRIPFLLGGIFGLFSVYLRRWLHETPVFAELQLRKQLAEEVPLGVVVREHRPAVVLSMLLTWVLSAGIVVVILMTPSVLQSVYGFEAAIALKANSLAIVFLSVGCILAGRLADRFGAGRTFIYGSLLLGAVSWTFYTTLKAHPDWLFPLYAVTGLCVGVIGAVPYVMVNAFPPVVRFTGLSFSYNLAYAIFGGLTPMVVALLMKEDPLGPAYYVVALCVVGLLVGIHLLRKERRPEGREMTAN; encoded by the coding sequence ATGCCTTCTGTGAACGCTCCTGCCGTGCCCGCGTCACGTCCTTTGACCCGCAGCGACTACAAGACCCTGTCCCTGTCCGCACTGGGCGGCGCCCTGGAGTTCTACGACTTCATCATCTTCGTGTTCTTCGCCACCGTGGTGGGCAAGCTGTTCTTCCCCGCCGACATGCCGGAGTGGCTGCGCCAGTTGCAGACCTTCGGCCTCTTTGCCGCCGGCTACCTGGCCCGCCCGCTGGGCGGTGTGGTCATGGCGCACTTCGGTGACCTGCTGGGTCGCAAGAAGATGTTCACGCTCAGTATCTTCCTCATGGCTGTGCCGACCCTGATCATGGGCCTGCTGCCTACCTATGCGCAGATCGGTATCTGGGCACCGCTGGCACTCCTGCTCCTGCGCGTCATCCAGGGCGCGGCGATCGGCGGTGAAGTGCCGGGAGCCTGGGTCTTCGTCGCCGAGCATGTGCCCAGTCGCTACGTGGGGTATGCCTGCGGCACGCTAACCTCGGGTCTGACTGCCGGCATCCTCATTGGTTCGCTGGTCGCAACACTGATCAACAGCGTGTTCACTGCCGATGAGGTGCAGGGATATGCCTGGCGGATCCCATTCCTGCTGGGTGGAATCTTCGGCCTGTTCTCCGTCTACCTGCGTCGCTGGTTGCATGAGACTCCGGTGTTCGCCGAACTGCAGCTGCGCAAGCAACTGGCCGAGGAAGTACCGCTGGGCGTGGTGGTGCGTGAGCACCGGCCTGCGGTGGTGCTATCGATGCTGCTGACCTGGGTACTGTCCGCCGGCATCGTGGTGGTTATCCTGATGACGCCCTCGGTATTGCAGAGCGTCTATGGCTTCGAGGCGGCGATTGCGCTGAAGGCAAATAGTCTGGCCATCGTCTTCCTGAGCGTGGGCTGCATCCTCGCCGGGCGCCTGGCGGATCGTTTCGGCGCTGGACGCACCTTTATATATGGAAGTCTGCTGCTGGGCGCGGTGTCCTGGACTTTCTATACCACCCTGAAAGCTCACCCGGATTGGCTGTTCCCGCTCTATGCGGTAACCGGACTGTGCGTGGGTGTTATCGGCGCAGTGCCCTACGTCATGGTTAACGCCTTCCCCCCTGTGGTGCGCTTCACTGGCCTGTCCTTCTCCTACAACCTGGCCTACGCCATCTTTGGTGGCCTGACACCGATGGTCGTTGCGCTGCTCATGAAGGAGGACCCGCTTGGTCCCGCCTACTACGTCGTGGCGTTGTGCGTGGTCGGGCTGTTGGTGGGGATCCATCTCCTGCGCAAGGAGCGTCGCCCGGAGGGGCGCGAAATGACTGCAAACTGA
- the betB gene encoding betaine-aldehyde dehydrogenase — MARFEVQKLYIGGRYVEATSGATFETINPANGEVLAEVQRASKEDVERAVQSAVEGQKVWAAMTAMQRSRILRRAVEILRRRNDELAELETLDTGKPLAETRFVDIVTGADVLEYYAGLVPAIEGEQIPLRETSFVYTRREPLGVVAGIGAWNYPIQIALWKSAPALAAGNAMIFKPSEVTPLTALKLAEVYTEAGLPDGVFNVLTGSGREVGQWLTEHPLIEKISFTGGTSTGKKVMASASSSSLKEVTMELGGKSPLIIFEDANLDRAADIAVMANFFSSGQVCTNGTRVFVPRNLQARFEEKVLERVKRIRLGSPQDENTNFGPLVSFPHMESVLSYIDSGKEQKARLLCGGERVTYGEFGKGAYVAPTVFTDCRDDMTIVREEIFGPVMSILVYDTEDEAIRRANDTEYGLAAGVVTQDLARAHRAIHRLEAGICWINTWGESPAEMPVGGYKQSGVGRENGLTTLAHYTRIKSVQVELGDYTSVF; from the coding sequence ATGGCTCGATTCGAAGTACAGAAGCTCTACATTGGCGGTCGCTATGTGGAGGCCACCAGCGGCGCCACTTTCGAGACCATCAATCCGGCCAATGGTGAGGTCCTTGCAGAGGTGCAGCGCGCATCGAAGGAAGACGTCGAACGTGCCGTGCAGAGCGCGGTGGAAGGGCAGAAGGTCTGGGCGGCGATGACCGCCATGCAGCGTTCGCGCATCTTGCGCCGCGCAGTGGAAATTCTCCGCCGGCGCAACGACGAGCTGGCCGAGCTGGAGACGCTCGACACCGGCAAGCCGCTGGCCGAGACGCGCTTCGTCGATATCGTCACCGGCGCGGACGTACTGGAGTACTACGCGGGCCTGGTTCCGGCAATCGAGGGCGAGCAGATTCCGCTGCGCGAGACCAGCTTCGTCTATACCCGCCGTGAGCCGCTGGGCGTGGTCGCGGGCATCGGCGCCTGGAACTATCCGATCCAGATTGCCCTGTGGAAATCCGCTCCGGCCCTGGCTGCCGGTAATGCGATGATCTTCAAGCCCAGCGAAGTCACCCCGCTGACCGCGCTCAAGCTCGCCGAGGTCTATACCGAGGCCGGCCTGCCCGATGGCGTGTTCAACGTGCTCACCGGCAGTGGCCGCGAAGTCGGTCAGTGGCTGACCGAGCATCCGCTGATCGAGAAGATTTCCTTCACTGGCGGCACCTCCACTGGCAAGAAGGTCATGGCCAGCGCATCGAGTTCGTCGCTCAAGGAGGTCACTATGGAGCTGGGCGGCAAGTCGCCGCTGATCATCTTCGAGGACGCCAATCTGGACCGCGCAGCGGATATCGCGGTCATGGCGAACTTTTTCAGCTCCGGCCAGGTGTGCACCAACGGTACCCGCGTGTTCGTCCCGCGCAATCTGCAGGCCCGCTTCGAAGAGAAGGTGCTGGAACGCGTGAAGCGCATCCGCCTGGGCAGCCCGCAGGATGAGAACACCAACTTCGGTCCGTTGGTGAGCTTCCCGCACATGGAGAGCGTTCTCTCCTATATCGACTCCGGCAAGGAGCAGAAGGCTCGCCTGCTGTGCGGCGGCGAGCGCGTCACGTACGGGGAGTTCGGCAAGGGCGCGTACGTCGCGCCGACAGTGTTCACCGACTGCCGTGACGACATGACCATCGTGCGCGAGGAAATCTTCGGGCCGGTCATGAGCATCCTCGTCTACGACACCGAGGACGAAGCCATCCGCCGCGCCAACGACACCGAGTACGGCCTTGCCGCCGGTGTCGTCACCCAGGACCTGGCCCGTGCGCACCGGGCGATCCATCGCCTGGAAGCAGGCATCTGCTGGATCAATACCTGGGGCGAGTCGCCGGCCGAGATGCCGGTTGGCGGTTACAAGCAATCGGGTGTCGGTCGCGAGAATGGCCTGACCACCCTGGCTCACTACACTCGCATCAAATCCGTACAGGTTGAGCTGGGCGACTACACCTCGGTGTTCTGA
- the betA gene encoding choline dehydrogenase: MHHEYDYIIIGAGSAGNVLATRLTEDADVSVLLLEAGGPDYRADFRTQMPAALAYPLQGRRYNWAYLTDPEPHMNNRRMECGRGKGLGGSSLINGMCYIRGNAMDFDGWAKAKGLEDWSYLDCLPYFRKAETRDIGPNDYHGGGGPVSVTTPKAGNNPLFHAMVEAGVQAGYPRTDDLNGYQQEGFGPMDRTVTPQGRRASTARGYLDQARERPNLTIVTHALTDRILFSGKRAIGAAYLHGNDNALKEARARREVLVCSGAIASPQLLQRSGVGPAALLRDLGIEVIHDLPGVGQNLQDHLEMYLQYACKQPVSLYPALQWWNQPQIGAQWMFLGTGLGASNQFEAGGFIRTRAEFEWPNIQYHFLPVAINYNGSNAVKEHGFQAHVGSMRSPSRGRIHLTSRDPRKHPSILFNYMSTEQDWQEFRDAIRITREIMNQPALDPYRGREISPGLDKQSDADLDAFVREHAETAFHPSCSCKMGEDDMAVVDGEGRVHGMEGLRVIDASIMPLIITGNLNATTIMMAEKLADKVRGRPALPRSTAEYYKAGDAPVRGKPLR; this comes from the coding sequence ATGCACCATGAATACGACTACATCATCATTGGCGCCGGTTCCGCCGGTAACGTACTGGCGACCCGCCTGACCGAGGACGCCGATGTCAGCGTCCTGCTGCTGGAAGCTGGCGGCCCGGACTACCGCGCCGACTTCCGCACGCAGATGCCCGCCGCGCTGGCCTACCCACTGCAGGGACGCCGCTACAATTGGGCGTACCTGACCGACCCGGAACCGCACATGAACAATCGCCGCATGGAGTGCGGCCGCGGCAAGGGCCTGGGTGGGTCCTCGCTGATCAACGGCATGTGCTATATCCGCGGCAACGCCATGGATTTCGACGGCTGGGCGAAGGCCAAGGGCCTGGAAGACTGGAGTTATCTCGATTGCCTTCCGTACTTCCGCAAGGCCGAGACCCGCGACATCGGCCCCAACGACTATCACGGCGGCGGCGGCCCCGTCAGCGTGACCACGCCCAAGGCTGGCAATAATCCGCTGTTCCACGCGATGGTCGAGGCGGGCGTGCAGGCGGGGTATCCGCGCACCGACGACCTCAATGGCTACCAGCAGGAGGGCTTCGGTCCGATGGACCGCACCGTCACCCCGCAGGGCCGTCGCGCCAGTACCGCCCGCGGCTACCTGGACCAGGCCCGCGAGCGGCCCAACCTGACCATCGTTACCCACGCGTTGACCGACCGCATCCTGTTCAGCGGCAAGCGCGCCATCGGCGCTGCCTACCTGCATGGCAACGACAACGCCCTGAAGGAAGCCCGAGCGCGTCGCGAGGTGCTGGTTTGCTCCGGCGCCATTGCTTCTCCGCAACTGCTGCAACGCTCCGGCGTCGGCCCGGCGGCGCTGCTGCGCGATCTGGGCATCGAGGTGATACATGACCTGCCCGGTGTCGGCCAGAACCTGCAAGACCACCTGGAGATGTATCTGCAGTACGCCTGCAAGCAGCCGGTCTCGCTGTACCCGGCGCTGCAGTGGTGGAACCAGCCGCAGATCGGTGCTCAGTGGATGTTCCTCGGTACGGGCCTGGGCGCGAGCAACCAGTTCGAGGCCGGCGGCTTCATTCGGACGCGCGCGGAGTTCGAATGGCCGAACATCCAGTACCACTTCCTGCCGGTGGCGATTAACTACAACGGCAGCAATGCGGTGAAGGAGCACGGCTTCCAGGCGCATGTCGGCTCGATGCGTTCGCCCAGCCGGGGGCGTATCCATCTCACTTCACGGGACCCGCGCAAGCATCCGAGCATCCTGTTCAACTACATGTCGACCGAGCAGGACTGGCAGGAATTCCGCGATGCCATTCGCATTACCCGCGAGATCATGAACCAGCCGGCGCTTGATCCCTACCGTGGCCGCGAGATCAGTCCTGGCCTGGACAAGCAGAGCGACGCCGATCTGGACGCTTTCGTTCGCGAGCACGCGGAAACAGCTTTCCACCCGTCCTGTTCCTGCAAGATGGGCGAGGATGACATGGCGGTGGTCGATGGCGAGGGCCGGGTGCACGGTATGGAAGGGCTGCGGGTGATCGATGCGTCGATCATGCCGCTGATCATCACCGGCAACCTCAACGCCACCACCATCATGATGGCCGAGAAGCTCGCCGATAAGGTGCGCGGTCGCCCGGCATTGCCGCGCAGCACGGCCGAGTATTACAAGGCTGGCGATGCTCCGGTGCGCGGCAAGCCGTTGCGCTGA
- a CDS encoding acyl-CoA thioesterase — protein sequence MIELEQEDPIPQGDLALQITALPRETNGFGDIFGGWLVAQMDLAGTAMASRIAGGRVATVAIDRMAFLVPVAVGAQLSFYTQSLEVGRSSIRMLVEVWSDDPLSSEWRKVTEAVFVFVAIDGSGRTRPVPPRRG from the coding sequence ATGATCGAGCTTGAACAAGAAGATCCCATCCCGCAAGGCGACCTTGCCTTGCAGATCACCGCCCTGCCACGGGAAACCAATGGCTTCGGCGACATCTTCGGTGGCTGGCTGGTGGCGCAGATGGATCTCGCCGGTACAGCAATGGCCAGCCGCATCGCTGGTGGCCGCGTAGCGACCGTCGCCATCGACCGCATGGCCTTCCTGGTCCCGGTCGCAGTTGGCGCGCAGCTTTCCTTTTACACGCAATCGCTGGAAGTCGGCCGCAGTTCGATCCGCATGCTGGTCGAGGTCTGGAGCGACGATCCTCTGTCGAGCGAATGGCGCAAAGTCACCGAGGCTGTATTCGTATTCGTCGCCATCGACGGTAGCGGCCGCACTCGCCCGGTCCCACCGCGTCGTGGTTGA